In the Sebastes fasciatus isolate fSebFas1 chromosome 12, fSebFas1.pri, whole genome shotgun sequence genome, CATTGACTAAATGGACGAGAGGTCTCCCAAATTACCactagtactactgtagtattaaGAATAACAAGAACCaccataatacaaaaaaatgataGGGAATCCTTATGTGCATGTCTTTCAAAttatatgaaatgtatttcacCATCAGTGGTCGGTTTGGTattaatcaaatgttttgtaatAAGGTGCTTTactctatatttttttttaagtgaagtGTTTTAAGAGCCTAATTTCCTGAATCCCTCTAATCCCCACCCGAGCCGTTTGATTCACATTCTTTTCTCCAAAAATAAGTACTTTAAAAGTTGTTTTAGGGGGGCGGTACTATCAAAAGGCCAACGTTGCTACCTTGTATGCCAGAGCAATGGCAAtattttaatacaaaatattaaggcagaaaataaaaataacaaaaatactaAGTTCAAAGAACAGTGTCATACTGCCTTGAATTTGACATTGAAAGCTTAGGCCAAACCACTGTGCAATTCCTCCGTCCATAAAAATCACATCTATTCTTTATTTCTACATCTGCTAGATTTCAggggtactttttttttttttttgcaagtacGGTGCTTTTCCCTGCAGTCCACGCGTGGTCTGCTTTAtaggtttgtttttaaaaaatgagggGGCCTTTGCGTCCTGGAAGACACAATCTGTAAtagctaattattatttttttgagaCAGAAGCCGAGTTGAATTGTTCCCCGATACGAACACGAGAGGTTCGCTGACATCACCGCTGGCCCACATGTGACAACAGTTCAAAAGTCGTTGCGGGGACTTGAATGATcagtaaaaatttaaatttttggGAGCatacttctctctttctccagccAAAATGaatcctcccccctccctccctccctcacctccTATCATTCAACAGCTTTAATCCCTACCCCCATCCGCTCTCCTCTAGCCCTCAGAAATCCCCAGGCTGGGGCTAAGGCAGACGCAGAGGGTGTGTAATTTGATTCAGCATGAGTGCTGGTTAAATGGGGCGTTTCCTCTGCTTTCCTGTCAATTACAATTGTCTGATTTCATTCTGGAAGCTCAAAGcgaagggaggggggggggctgcCATTGGCTGAAGCCCGGGTGTCCATAGTGAAGGGGCAGCTGCAGGATGTCCCATACAGTAGCGAGCCGACCCGATCTGCACTGGCGCTGTCACACAAACACGACCCCCGTCCAAATTTCAGGGCGGTGCTGTCGGGGAGTGGAGGGGGGGAGTTGACGCTGTGATAAGATCGCGTaatctttcttttagaggtgatCGTTATTTTATAATTTGAACGTAAAATTAACGTTGAAAACAGGTGACCGGGGTATCCCCCGATAACTGTagataatttatttttctcctaaGCCTCTCCTCATTTCACAGGCGCTGCCAAATTCAGCTTTcaaattttgtgtgtgtgttttgggacAAAAGAGGCCCCCTCTCCCCAGTAGGGATagctcagagcagcagaaaaggagaggaaaaggggGGGGTGAGCGAGGAGAGGGAGTGGAAGGAGGGGGTCCTACTCGCCCAGCTGCATCCAGACCATCCAGCCCCCTCTGTGCTTGGAGCAGCGGGGCGGGGCAGTAAGGGGCTCGCTGCGGGGACCCTGTCGTACCCCTCTCACAGCTCCAGAGTCCCCACACGGTCCGCACCTGGACCAGCCCATTTGCCTAATTATCAATGAGCAGATCCAGGCCGTGTCCGAGCAGCACTCTGCAGCCCACGCTGCTACCGGGCCCAGACAATACGCCCCACTCAGAGAGGCCTTCGAAAGCAAACGATCAAACTGTAAGCAGGGGAGGACATAAAAGCCACTCCCCAaaagaaaagggagaaagaaagggGGCTCGGCGAGACCTCCAACTTGGGGTCACAGCTACAGTGTGCCATGAAACACCTGCTCCTGTACAGCTTTGCTAATTACAGGGGAGACAGCTGGCCCCTCGGAGCTCGCACATAATGCTGTTGGGGACGTGGAGTAAGGATTACTGATTTGGGACTCTGTATTTTACAGTGTCAACTATTTTAATCGGCTGCTGATTCAGGAAACAATTTTACAGTTTTACTCGGCTTCTGTCCACACACTAATTCTCCTCTTTATTTACAGTGCACACCTCAGAGAGATGCTTGTTGACTGGAGCTCTCGCTGTGTCCTATATCGTTCAGCGACGGTGGCCAAATGACCACACAAGACAATAAAGCGCGGTTAAGGTGGCTTTGAAACAAGTCCATCGGGGAGACAGATATCGAGAACTAGCCAACTGGATGAATTCCAAGGCTTTCGGCCTCACAAATTAAATCAGTGCTTTAAGCCAACCGAGGAACCACATGCTTTTCAAGTGCCACGAGGAGCAAGCGTTGCTGAATCTTTTCAACAAACTGCAGTGACCAAAGTGTAATCAATGGCTACTGGAAAGAAAATTTTACTGATACTTCATACaactttcatctctctctctgtgaatgATGATACCAATAAAATGTAACCAATCAGCATAAATAAATGATGCAATGTCCTGTTCCTTTTAAGCATCAATCTGGTTTATAAGACTTTAAGGTATAAGAATGAAATAAGGGGGgctgtcttttgttttcttgtaaagATTACAAGGCTTTGACTCGCACCAATCtattcacattttcatttttctaaAACTAATATCTAGTTTGGACCAATTAAATCAAACCACAATCACAGTGAAACTGAAAAGGCTAAATTCACCTTCACATCAGCTCCTGAAAATTTCAAGGTATGATTGAAAATCCTATTTTAGACCAAGATGATTGTAAGGTGCAATGACAAttctccgtttttttttttctctctctctctctctctctctctctctctccttctaaTAACAACATTGACTTTCTGGGTCAGTCAGGTGCAGATTGGGTACCTCAACAATCATCTTCTTCCTTCCATATAAACCCACTTCATGGTAAAATaaaaatttgaataataaaatgttCACATTACTGTCTACCTCTGCCTACACTGTGATTCAGGaatgaaaaacagcagcagtcaAAAAACTGAAAATGCAAGGTACTATACTTCTCTTATAAACAAaacttttataaaatatatatgcatatatatatataaaagaaaaacttaaaaatatttcttatactTTTTAGTAAAGCAAGCAGTGCCTTCTAAAATATCTGCTTGATTGTTTGTAAAttttctgaaaaacaaaaatgtgtattgtaataataatcataacagTAAATAATTATTGAACAAACACTGacaaaactaatgataaaaaCTGATGTGGTTCCTTAGGAGAATATTCGGATGGCCTGTGTGACCTGGGTGTGGCACACTGGGCACTCCGGGTGGTTGAGCTCACAGATTCGGATGGCACACTCCATGCAGAAGAGGTTATGGCCACAGGGCACCAAGGCAGCCGTCACTTTGCTTTCAAAGCAGGTCATGCAGTCCCGCACAACGGCCGGCGGCGAGTCCGGCACTGGCAGACGGCCTGGGAAGCCctcgccggctgaggtgggctCACTGTGGGCGCGGCGGGCCTGGGCGTGAGGTGAGCCGGATGCGGGCACAATGCTGGTGACTGAAGAGTTGTTGTTGCTTCCACCTCCGCAGGACTCGGATAAGCCAGGGGAGAGTCTGGTCAGGGGGAGCGGGAGGCCTCCGAAGCTCTTGGACCGCTGCTGGGCGTAGAAGGCCACCTGTTTGGGGTAGTCGGGGTCGCCCCAGCTCTGGGTACCCTCCGATCCAAAATAAGAGCAAGGCTTCTCTCCGGAGCTGGAGAAGTTGCTCTTGTTGTAGATTCCCCCTCCCtcgccccctcctcctccccctccccctccaaCCATGGCATCAGAGAAGTTCTGGCGGTAGCTGCTGGTGAGAGGCTTGCGCTGGCCCCCCTGCAGCCCCCACACCTGCTGTAGCCGGCTCTCCAGACCACCGCTGCTGCCCGCTGGGCTGCTTCCACCGTTCGGCCCCAGACAGTCATTCTCATTATTGTGGTCGTGCAGGCCTCCTGTTCGGAAGGCGATGTGTGCTTCGATCTCCTCGCGGGCCCGCTCGGCGTTGCTCGGCGACCCCGTGATTTCAAAGACGGGGTCGCGGTCTCGACTGGGGGTGACGATGTAAGTGCAGGTTTGCTGCTGGATGCGTTTGATGGTGGAGCCTTTAGGCCCCACTACCAGCCCCACGACACGGTATGGCACTCTCACCTGAATGGTGGTCTGACCCGGCAAAGGTGTGGGCGGGGAGCCGCTAAAGGACACTCCCAGCTTGTTGCGGGATGCCCGTAGCATGGAGAAGTGCTCTGCAGCGGAGATGATTTCACGGCGGGCCAGTGCAACATCCTCCTTCCGGCCGGTGATTAAGAACACGGGCTCCTCTCCTCTGACGGGGGTTTTGATGTAGGTGTTGGTCTTGGCCCGCAGGGCTTTGATCTTGCAACCTGCAGAGTCaacaacatacattttaaaataagtaaacaccATGCACCAGTTACATGCTGCGACGATAACATTGTTAGCTAACAGAAATCCTCAAAACTTCAAATTTATTCACCAATTATGACCAGTTTAACTTAATGTGTTGCGGGTTCTTACTGGCAAAGGATACACAGAGTAATTACCATGATTTATGAGGTTTCCAGCACTTAAGCATTAGTGTACTCATTCAGTGCACTTATTAGCTCTAAATCACACACATCTCACTAAGAGATACATGGATGGTGCAGAGGTATTGGCCAGCGTCGACATGACTGTTTCTGTGAGCAGATGCAATcacttcttgacctctccttgAACTTACGAGACAATACAGTCATCCCACACAAGCGTTGTTTTTGGGCCATTCATTGCTCTACATCTGCCCTGTTTCTGATCACAGTGTAATAGTTTACTCTATTAAGTGCTTTTAGGGCAGAGTCTCAATGTGAGAGAGTGCAGGTTAATGTTATTTCATGACAAATTACCTGACATTGTAATGGGACAGGACAAACAGTAAATCAGGAATTATTTAGGAGGGTTGTCAGGTACGTTTGAGGTCAAGAGGAACGTGGTAAGACTTTTGTTTATACTACACTCCATGAAGAATGCATCAGGCATTACTAGTCGGGTCAGTTTTCATTCAGAAATTCAGGCAGCTCCCTCATTAAGACGTCCACATTTATTGACGACTTAAAACGTGCCTTTCTCGTCTGGGCCGTGTCTTAAAGAGGCCGACGCATCTCTTTGGTCAGACGTGGAGCATCTATTCAGTGAGCTCATCTTACCAGGCTCCAGGTGCTTCAGATCACACAGCACACCATTGCATTACCCATCTGAAAATCACAGCAGCAGGTATCAAAAGGTTCAAAGACACCCTAAGTTGAAGACGAATGACGCTCTAATGCTACTAAATAGGCCCACTTTGTTCAGGAACACTTACTGCTCAGGGACCAGAGGTACGGACAGAAGGATGGTGATGCTCTGAGGGTTTATTGCTCATACccaaaatctgaaaatgtcctTTGTGGCCATTGCCTGGTATTAGGCTAATAGACCTGTTCGTGCCGCGGGGGGATCAAAGAGCAATTGTCAAATTCATTTTCTTGATCTACATTGCACCTTTTAATTAGTCCAAATGAATGCATCAATTAAAGAATCGTCTGCAAACAAAATAACGATTGATTCATCGCTACCAGAAATTAAGGCCACCGGAGACAGGTTTATTTTGCAACTGTTGAACTGTGGCGTAAGAGGGTGCCTGTGATTGAAAACAAAGCCACCCTTGATCTGAGGAGGTACAAGAGCATCCTCGGGAATCGATGCCTGCGACTCATGACGGCAGAAAACAAATCATATCCAACCCTTTCTTCGTGACAGGATGCTCCGTTTGCCAGATTCACCGGGCGGACCGTGATGCACGCTGTCGAGGAGGAAGGGGGTGTGTACGCGGCGCCAGCTAACGAAGGGCCCCGAATCAAAAGCAGCTCGTCTCAAATCCCCCCAAATCAGCACTTCTTCTCGGTCAAGGCGAAAAGGGCCCTCTCGCCGCCGCTCACTGGATCCACCCTCCGGCTGTCTTCGGTTACCCCATTAAAATTCAAAACTTACACTTCAGAGTAAAGAACAGGAGCCGCAATGGGAGAACAAGGGGCACTTAGCAGCACAAAGTAAATCCACATCACCACGGTGAAAGCAAGAAAAGGGGGTTAAAAAAGAAGCCATCTCGACACCCCTGAACCCCCTTGTGACATTATTCAAGACCTGTTTGTTTTCGTTGCGAGATAAATTTACTGATGGTACCTAACCCACCCTGCAGTCTTTGTACTTCTCTCGGTCCAGCCCCCTTATTTCTCCCTCTCCTGACAGCCAACCATGTGGTATTGAGAGTGTGCAGTGAAGTGGGGCTCATGAGGAGCCCCTTGTGTTGAGCTCCAAGGCGTGACTCCCATTCAGCTTTTAGATGCTATACTGCCCTTCTGTCCCAGTGcccccttgtttttttttgttttttttccacccatgGGTTCATCACAACAGTTAACAATGGGTGCAGCCACACAAACACCACCACCACGCTGAAGAAGGGAAATCTACTACTTGTTAGCAAGCTCGGTTGCACATAATAAGAGAGGTACAAAATCACAA is a window encoding:
- the mex3a gene encoding RNA-binding protein MEX3A, giving the protein MPSLLVLAGIMEKNGGYAGDLAGSGFGGEGLLVPPDEEEDDSRALRVALGQLSLLGLGGEGEDGGGGGAPPTTGGVQDRSNNNNNHHHNHTNNVGVGDTAILGGKSKLCALYESSSSETKGRGCNITECVPVPSSEHVAEIVGRQGCKIKALRAKTNTYIKTPVRGEEPVFLITGRKEDVALARREIISAAEHFSMLRASRNKLGVSFSGSPPTPLPGQTTIQVRVPYRVVGLVVGPKGSTIKRIQQQTCTYIVTPSRDRDPVFEITGSPSNAERAREEIEAHIAFRTGGLHDHNNENDCLGPNGGSSPAGSSGGLESRLQQVWGLQGGQRKPLTSSYRQNFSDAMVGGGGGGGGGEGGGIYNKSNFSSSGEKPCSYFGSEGTQSWGDPDYPKQVAFYAQQRSKSFGGLPLPLTRLSPGLSESCGGGSNNNSSVTSIVPASGSPHAQARRAHSEPTSAGEGFPGRLPVPDSPPAVVRDCMTCFESKVTAALVPCGHNLFCMECAIRICELNHPECPVCHTQVTQAIRIFS